A window from Malacoplasma iowae encodes these proteins:
- a CDS encoding PTS sugar transporter subunit IIA, producing MNDKNMFVEMDFIVADSLDYKQAIELGVKLLEKNKKATIELKDAILESIEKNGPYFIVSPKLALAHAAPGDYCLEPSMSLIVFDKPISFSNDKKHDVQVLVTLSAPDATKHMDLIVWFAKIFGNQEIVEKLCNVKSINEIKTILGD from the coding sequence ATGAATGATAAAAATATGTTTGTAGAAATGGATTTCATTGTTGCAGATAGTTTGGATTACAAACAAGCTATTGAATTAGGTGTTAAACTTCTTGAAAAAAATAAGAAGGCTACTATCGAACTTAAAGATGCAATACTTGAATCAATAGAAAAAAATGGTCCATATTTTATAGTTTCTCCAAAGTTAGCATTAGCTCATGCTGCTCCTGGTGATTATTGCTTGGAACCATCTATGTCTTTAATAGTTTTTGATAAACCAATTAGTTTTTCAAATGATAAAAAACATGATGTTCAAGTTTTAGTTACTTTATCAGCACCAGATGCTACAAAACATATGGATTTAATTGTTTGGTTTGCCAAGATTTTTGGTAATCAAGAAATTGTTGAAAAATTATGTAATGTTAAATCTATAAATGAAATAAAAACTATATTAGGAGATTAA
- the rpmA gene encoding 50S ribosomal protein L27, with protein sequence MKPLNFKFNLQFFASKKGVGSTKNGRDSNPKYLGAKKADGEFAKSGQIIYRQRGNKIHPGKNVGEGKDNTLFAKVDGIVKYSSFGDNKKRVSVVAVNSSK encoded by the coding sequence ATGAAACCATTAAATTTTAAATTTAATTTGCAGTTTTTTGCTTCTAAAAAAGGGGTTGGTTCAACTAAAAACGGTAGAGACTCTAACCCTAAATATTTAGGAGCTAAAAAAGCTGATGGTGAATTTGCTAAATCTGGTCAAATAATATATAGACAAAGAGGAAATAAAATTCATCCAGGAAAAAATGTTGGAGAAGGTAAAGATAATACTTTATTTGCTAAAGTAGATGGTATTGTTAAATATTCTTCTTTTGGAGATAATAAAAAAAGAGTAAGTGTTGTTGCTGTTAATTCAAGCAAATAA